Proteins from one Aureimonas sp. SA4125 genomic window:
- a CDS encoding DNA cytosine methyltransferase, giving the protein MSVRLKTLSVCSGISAASFSWKEPAFEFVGFADIDPFSAEYLAQRKGCGRPRYMPDADEPEISAKEAKARRVAIKAVKHLPEISTAINFGDFSQISDADLRRLGPVDLLEGGTPCQAFSIAGLRAGLSDRRGGLMLEFIKLAKRMEKWNGLKYVVWENVPGVLSDAVAFGSFLGGLSGGTSDPLEPAGRSWSGCGVVYGPEASVAWRVLDAQFFGLAQRRARCFALGVLGGAPALDPLAVLAESEGVRRDSPPSRRAREVCANDTGERAAGDRRLMSANDPVAFAQNSRDELRLIGGDGELAGALAAQPGVKQQTYVTYGIADYSTVSEDVAPTLQSRMTAGGRMDAVAYPVTLTGHAEYVASNDSLPSLRASGGDCGGGSEALVVTTHCAERPVGTLLANGAGTARAAGQGNELDYLVVQSAGFSAGNSEKARGIGYIEEATPPLRAGASGTNQVPTVVAGLQHAVEAVRWIVRRLTPTECERLMGFEDGHTAIVIRGKPAADGPRYRALGNSMATPCMAFIGNRLHAAHSKVLAAANQNRVP; this is encoded by the coding sequence ATGAGCGTGAGACTGAAGACACTGTCGGTATGCAGCGGGATCTCCGCCGCGTCCTTCTCATGGAAGGAGCCGGCGTTCGAGTTCGTCGGGTTCGCCGATATCGATCCGTTTTCGGCGGAGTACTTGGCGCAGCGCAAGGGCTGCGGCCGCCCCCGGTACATGCCCGACGCGGACGAGCCGGAGATCTCCGCGAAGGAGGCAAAGGCCCGCCGCGTGGCGATCAAGGCGGTAAAGCACCTGCCCGAGATCAGCACGGCCATCAACTTTGGCGATTTCAGCCAGATCAGCGACGCCGACCTGCGCCGCCTCGGCCCGGTCGACCTCCTGGAAGGCGGGACGCCCTGCCAAGCCTTCTCGATCGCCGGCCTCCGCGCCGGCCTTAGTGACCGCCGTGGCGGCCTCATGCTCGAATTCATCAAGCTCGCGAAGCGAATGGAGAAGTGGAATGGCCTCAAGTATGTCGTCTGGGAAAACGTGCCCGGAGTCCTCAGCGACGCGGTTGCGTTCGGGAGTTTCCTGGGAGGTCTGTCCGGGGGCACCAGCGATCCGCTCGAGCCAGCAGGGCGAAGCTGGAGCGGTTGCGGTGTGGTGTATGGACCCGAAGCTTCAGTCGCGTGGAGAGTCTTGGACGCCCAATTTTTCGGCCTGGCCCAACGCCGCGCGCGTTGCTTTGCTCTCGGAGTGCTTGGAGGTGCTCCCGCTCTCGACCCTCTCGCGGTACTTGCTGAGTCCGAAGGCGTGCGGCGGGATTCTCCGCCGAGCCGCAGGGCGCGGGAAGTCTGTGCCAACGATACTGGCGAACGCGCTGCGGGCGATCGTCGGCTGATGTCGGCAAACGACCCGGTCGCCTTCGCGCAGAACAGCCGCGACGAGCTCCGGCTCATCGGCGGCGACGGCGAACTCGCCGGCGCTCTGGCGGCCCAGCCGGGGGTCAAGCAGCAGACCTACGTCACCTACGGTATCGCGGACTACAGCACGGTGTCAGAGGACGTCGCGCCGACCCTTCAGTCGCGTATGACAGCCGGCGGCCGGATGGATGCGGTGGCATATCCGGTGACCCTCACGGGCCACGCCGAGTACGTCGCCAGCAATGACAGCCTTCCGTCCCTCCGGGCATCCGGGGGCGACTGCGGTGGCGGCAGCGAGGCACTGGTCGTGACGACCCATTGCGCAGAGCGCCCCGTCGGGACCCTCCTCGCAAACGGCGCCGGGACTGCGCGCGCGGCCGGCCAAGGCAACGAATTGGACTACCTCGTCGTCCAGTCGGCGGGCTTCTCCGCCGGAAACAGCGAGAAGGCGCGCGGCATCGGCTACATCGAGGAGGCAACGCCGCCGCTGCGCGCAGGCGCCTCGGGCACCAATCAGGTGCCGACCGTCGTTGCCGGCCTCCAACACGCTGTCGAGGCGGTCCGCTGGATCGTGCGCCGTCTTACGCCGACAGAGTGCGAGCGCCTGATGGGGTTCGAAGACGGGCACACGGCCATCGTGATCCGAGGGAAGCCGGCAGCGGATGGCCCCCGATACCGGGCGCTGGGCAACTCAATGGCGACGCCTTGCATGGCCTTCATCGGCAACCGCTTGCACGCAGCGCATTCGAAAGTCTTGGCTGCGGCCAATCAGAACCGCGTGCCCTGA
- a CDS encoding Eco29kI family restriction endonuclease, with protein sequence MPEGYAEFELDIAAIMKSSLPAYFAALDPVPLLPANINQIPAQAQGAYMLYLNGTVIYIGKTDAKAGFRYRLNRHAKNVQHRKSLDPAEVSFKAVRVFVFNMFDLEDMLIDQFIETTGMRPFWNTSGFGSNDPGHNRENQESAVFDLRHPVQIDRDITAITPGAQEILQVFLRLKDMLPYTLRYEADGPGKQAWRKGHADMRGSQVTIAVGPQTTRSILQACLDAMGHEWQATVLPNRVIVYKENTTYPEQVEVLRGNP encoded by the coding sequence ATGCCGGAGGGCTACGCCGAGTTCGAGCTAGACATAGCGGCGATCATGAAGTCGTCGCTTCCGGCCTATTTCGCTGCCCTCGATCCCGTGCCGCTCCTTCCGGCGAACATCAATCAAATCCCTGCACAGGCGCAGGGAGCGTACATGCTGTATCTCAACGGCACGGTCATCTACATCGGCAAGACGGACGCGAAGGCGGGGTTCAGGTACAGGCTGAACAGGCATGCCAAAAACGTCCAACACCGAAAATCCCTGGATCCGGCCGAGGTGTCCTTCAAGGCGGTGAGGGTCTTCGTCTTCAACATGTTCGATCTTGAAGACATGCTCATCGACCAGTTCATCGAGACGACAGGGATGCGTCCGTTCTGGAATACGTCGGGGTTCGGATCCAACGACCCCGGACATAACCGGGAGAACCAGGAGTCGGCCGTCTTCGATCTGCGTCACCCGGTTCAGATTGACCGGGACATCACGGCCATAACGCCCGGCGCGCAGGAGATACTCCAGGTGTTCCTTCGCCTGAAGGACATGTTGCCGTACACGCTGCGCTACGAGGCTGACGGCCCCGGCAAGCAAGCATGGCGAAAGGGACACGCTGACATGCGAGGGAGCCAGGTCACGATAGCCGTAGGACCGCAGACGACACGCTCGATCCTGCAAGCATGCCTTGATGCGATGGGCCACGAGTGGCAGGCGACGGTCCTTCCAAATCGGGTCATCGTCTACAAAGAGAACACGACCTATCCCGAACA
- the dcm gene encoding DNA (cytosine-5-)-methyltransferase — translation MRSVELFTGCGGLSMGLSRAGYESMRMVEWDRHSVANVLHNRELGIEHVRDWPIQQADVRTVDWREHAGIDLVSGGPPCQPFSVGGRHKGNDDSRDMWPEAIRAVREAMPTAFLFENVRGLTRVAFADYLDWIVRSLSRPHVERHDGETRAEHLERMRTVVDGLEYRVSVHSVNAADYGAAQKRHRVLFMGVRADINAPHPPLHATHSRERLLFDQWVDGTYWESHGMKRPAGPDRVDEAAVRRLRASGERPALLPWRTLRDAIADLGAPGTGRLSNHILQPGARSYAGHTGSPLDMPAKALKAGVHGVPGGENTIDLGNGAVRYLTVREAARLQGMPDEYEFAGSWSENMRQLGNAVPTQLAEAAARAMSEVLPAARRPRRRAA, via the coding sequence ATGCGTTCAGTCGAGCTCTTTACCGGGTGCGGAGGCCTTTCGATGGGCTTGTCCCGCGCTGGGTACGAGTCGATGCGCATGGTGGAGTGGGACCGCCACTCCGTCGCCAACGTCCTCCATAACCGCGAGCTCGGCATTGAGCACGTCCGCGATTGGCCCATCCAGCAGGCCGATGTCCGGACCGTCGACTGGCGCGAGCACGCCGGAATCGACCTCGTTTCCGGTGGACCGCCATGTCAGCCCTTCTCTGTGGGCGGACGGCACAAGGGCAACGACGACAGCCGCGACATGTGGCCCGAAGCCATCCGCGCCGTTCGCGAAGCCATGCCGACGGCCTTCCTCTTCGAGAACGTGAGGGGCCTGACCCGCGTCGCGTTCGCCGACTATCTCGACTGGATCGTGCGCAGCCTATCGCGGCCACACGTCGAACGCCACGACGGGGAGACCCGCGCCGAGCACCTCGAGCGCATGCGCACCGTCGTCGACGGCCTCGAGTACCGGGTTTCCGTCCACTCGGTGAATGCGGCCGACTACGGAGCGGCGCAGAAGAGACACCGGGTCCTCTTCATGGGCGTCCGCGCCGACATCAACGCGCCGCATCCGCCGCTGCACGCGACGCACTCCCGGGAGCGCCTCCTGTTTGACCAGTGGGTCGACGGCACCTACTGGGAGAGCCATGGCATGAAGCGGCCCGCCGGGCCCGACCGCGTGGATGAGGCCGCCGTCCGTCGCCTCCGAGCGTCTGGGGAGCGTCCCGCTCTGCTGCCGTGGCGCACGCTGCGCGATGCCATCGCCGACCTCGGCGCACCCGGCACCGGCCGGTTATCCAATCACATCCTTCAGCCCGGTGCCCGCTCGTATGCCGGCCATACCGGGTCTCCGCTCGACATGCCGGCGAAGGCGCTGAAGGCGGGCGTGCATGGAGTGCCGGGCGGCGAGAACACCATCGACCTCGGGAACGGGGCCGTCCGCTACCTGACCGTCCGCGAGGCCGCGCGCCTGCAAGGCATGCCGGACGAATACGAGTTCGCGGGCTCGTGGTCGGAGAACATGAGACAGTTGGGTAACGCCGTTCCGACGCAGCTCGCCGAGGCGGCAGCGCGCGCGATGTCCGAGGTGCTGCCGGCGGCGCGGCGCCCACGGCGACGGGCGGCCTGA